The Papaver somniferum cultivar HN1 chromosome 3, ASM357369v1, whole genome shotgun sequence genome includes a region encoding these proteins:
- the LOC113358192 gene encoding nicotinamide adenine dinucleotide transporter 1, chloroplastic-like isoform X3 codes for MSSQSHTPSTKGLLCNAGAGAAAGVIAATFVCPLDVIKTRFQVHGLPKLPKGRLIVGSLEQIFQKEGIRGMYRGLSPTVLALLPNWAVYFTMYEQFKSVLHSDDGTHQLSVSANMMAAAGAGAATTIVTNPLWVVKTRLQVHMTQGMRSGIVPYRNTLSALRRIALEEGIRGLYSGLVPALVGITHVAIQFPMYEKIKFHLAERDNTSPVTLSASNVAVASSVAKISASTLTYPHEIMIFHGHVFFKSCRVLIIKSKLLFPSTVDMRNL; via the exons ATGTCTTCCCAATCACATACTCCTAGTACTAAAGGACTTCTTTGTAATGCTGGTGCTGGCGCTGCTGCTG GAGTTATTGCTGCAACGTTTGTTTGCCCATTAGATGTAATTAAAACTAGGTTTCAAGTTCATGGATTGCCCAAGCTTCCTAAAG GGCGTCTCATTGTTGGGAGTTTGGAACAGATATTTCAAAAAGAGGGGATACGTGGCATGTACCGTGGGCTTTCACCAACTGTTTTAGCGTTACTTCCAAATTGGGCA GTTTATTTTACGATGTATGAGCAGTTCAAAAGTGTTCTTCATTCCGATG ACGGGACCCATCAACTCTCAGTAAGTGCTAACATGATGGCAGCTGCTGGTGCTGGAGCTGCTACGACGATAGTCACAAATCCTCTCTGGGTTGTCAAGACAAGATTACAAGTACATATG ACTCAAGGAATGCGGAGTGGAATAGTGCCATATAGGAATACATTGTCTGCATTGAGGAGAATAGCCCTCGAAGAGGGTATTCGTGGATTATACAG TGGTCTTGTCCCTGCATTAGTTGGAATTACTCATGTTGCTATTCAGTTCCCAATGTACGAAAAGATCAAATTCCACCTTGCTGAACGAG ATAATACTTCCCCTGTTACACTGTCTGCAAGTAATGTTGCTGTTGCCTCGTCAGTTGCGAAAATATCAGCTTCAACATTGACATATCCACACGAG ATAATGATTTTCCACGGCCATGTCTTCTTCAAAAGTTGCCGAGTTCTCATTATCAAGTCAAAGCTTTTATTTCCATCAACGGTCGATATGCGTAACTTGTAG
- the LOC113358192 gene encoding nicotinamide adenine dinucleotide transporter 1, chloroplastic-like isoform X1, with translation MSSQSHTPSTKGLLCNAGAGAAAGVIAATFVCPLDVIKTRFQVHGLPKLPKGRLIVGSLEQIFQKEGIRGMYRGLSPTVLALLPNWAVYFTMYEQFKSVLHSDDGTHQLSVSANMMAAAGAGAATTIVTNPLWVVKTRLQVHMTQGMRSGIVPYRNTLSALRRIALEEGIRGLYSGLVPALVGITHVAIQFPMYEKIKFHLAERDNTSPVTLSASNVAVASSVAKISASTLTYPHEVVRSRLQEQGYHSVKRYSGMIDCIKQIYHKEGLPGFYRGCGTNLLRTTPAAIITFTSFEMIHRFLMTLSSPQAHTS, from the exons ATGTCTTCCCAATCACATACTCCTAGTACTAAAGGACTTCTTTGTAATGCTGGTGCTGGCGCTGCTGCTG GAGTTATTGCTGCAACGTTTGTTTGCCCATTAGATGTAATTAAAACTAGGTTTCAAGTTCATGGATTGCCCAAGCTTCCTAAAG GGCGTCTCATTGTTGGGAGTTTGGAACAGATATTTCAAAAAGAGGGGATACGTGGCATGTACCGTGGGCTTTCACCAACTGTTTTAGCGTTACTTCCAAATTGGGCA GTTTATTTTACGATGTATGAGCAGTTCAAAAGTGTTCTTCATTCCGATG ACGGGACCCATCAACTCTCAGTAAGTGCTAACATGATGGCAGCTGCTGGTGCTGGAGCTGCTACGACGATAGTCACAAATCCTCTCTGGGTTGTCAAGACAAGATTACAAGTACATATG ACTCAAGGAATGCGGAGTGGAATAGTGCCATATAGGAATACATTGTCTGCATTGAGGAGAATAGCCCTCGAAGAGGGTATTCGTGGATTATACAG TGGTCTTGTCCCTGCATTAGTTGGAATTACTCATGTTGCTATTCAGTTCCCAATGTACGAAAAGATCAAATTCCACCTTGCTGAACGAG ATAATACTTCCCCTGTTACACTGTCTGCAAGTAATGTTGCTGTTGCCTCGTCAGTTGCGAAAATATCAGCTTCAACATTGACATATCCACACGAG GTCGTTCGTTCGAGGTTGCAAGAACAAGGATACCATTCAGTGAAGCGCTATTCTGGAATGATTGACTGTATCAAACAAATATATCACAAAGAGGGTCTTCCTGGTTTCTACCGTGGGTGTGGCACCAATCTACTAAGGACCACCCCAGCTGCCATAATAACATTCACCAGTTTCGAGATGATTCATCGATTTCTCATGACATTGTCATCACCACAGGCTCATACATCTTGA
- the LOC113358192 gene encoding nicotinamide adenine dinucleotide transporter 1, chloroplastic-like isoform X2, whose protein sequence is MSSQSHTPSTKGLLCNAGAGAAAGVIAATFVCPLDVIKTRFQVHGLPKLPKGRLIVGSLEQIFQKEGIRGMYRGLSPTVLALLPNWAVYFTMYEQFKSVLHSDDGTHQLSVSANMMAAAGAGAATTIVTNPLWVVKTRLQTQGMRSGIVPYRNTLSALRRIALEEGIRGLYSGLVPALVGITHVAIQFPMYEKIKFHLAERDNTSPVTLSASNVAVASSVAKISASTLTYPHEVVRSRLQEQGYHSVKRYSGMIDCIKQIYHKEGLPGFYRGCGTNLLRTTPAAIITFTSFEMIHRFLMTLSSPQAHTS, encoded by the exons ATGTCTTCCCAATCACATACTCCTAGTACTAAAGGACTTCTTTGTAATGCTGGTGCTGGCGCTGCTGCTG GAGTTATTGCTGCAACGTTTGTTTGCCCATTAGATGTAATTAAAACTAGGTTTCAAGTTCATGGATTGCCCAAGCTTCCTAAAG GGCGTCTCATTGTTGGGAGTTTGGAACAGATATTTCAAAAAGAGGGGATACGTGGCATGTACCGTGGGCTTTCACCAACTGTTTTAGCGTTACTTCCAAATTGGGCA GTTTATTTTACGATGTATGAGCAGTTCAAAAGTGTTCTTCATTCCGATG ACGGGACCCATCAACTCTCAGTAAGTGCTAACATGATGGCAGCTGCTGGTGCTGGAGCTGCTACGACGATAGTCACAAATCCTCTCTGGGTTGTCAAGACAAGATTACAA ACTCAAGGAATGCGGAGTGGAATAGTGCCATATAGGAATACATTGTCTGCATTGAGGAGAATAGCCCTCGAAGAGGGTATTCGTGGATTATACAG TGGTCTTGTCCCTGCATTAGTTGGAATTACTCATGTTGCTATTCAGTTCCCAATGTACGAAAAGATCAAATTCCACCTTGCTGAACGAG ATAATACTTCCCCTGTTACACTGTCTGCAAGTAATGTTGCTGTTGCCTCGTCAGTTGCGAAAATATCAGCTTCAACATTGACATATCCACACGAG GTCGTTCGTTCGAGGTTGCAAGAACAAGGATACCATTCAGTGAAGCGCTATTCTGGAATGATTGACTGTATCAAACAAATATATCACAAAGAGGGTCTTCCTGGTTTCTACCGTGGGTGTGGCACCAATCTACTAAGGACCACCCCAGCTGCCATAATAACATTCACCAGTTTCGAGATGATTCATCGATTTCTCATGACATTGTCATCACCACAGGCTCATACATCTTGA